A region of Pyxidicoccus parkwaysis DNA encodes the following proteins:
- a CDS encoding CoA transferase subunit A, with protein MNKLCSMKEAIAASVKHGSSLVIDGFTHLICFAAGHEIIRQGLRDLTAIRLTPDLVYDQLIEAGAVRKLVFSWAGNPGVGSLHALRRRSEASSPERLELEEYSHFGLLSRLLAGSAGLPFWPLSNYQGGDIARVNPSIKTVRCPYTGQELATVPALHPDVAIVHCQRADKEGNAQAWGLLGSQKEAAFAARKVIVVAEEIVSTEVIRADPNRTLVPGIIVSHVVHEPWGCHPSFVQGFHDRDNDFYVKWEDISRQPETYRAWLEEFVHGVKDRQGYLKRLESGLLDKLRAKARVCEGVDYGY; from the coding sequence ATGAACAAGCTCTGCTCGATGAAGGAAGCCATCGCCGCGAGTGTGAAACACGGCAGCTCGCTGGTGATTGATGGCTTCACCCACCTCATCTGCTTCGCGGCCGGTCACGAAATCATTCGTCAGGGCCTCAGGGATTTGACGGCCATCCGCCTCACGCCCGACCTCGTCTATGACCAACTCATCGAGGCGGGCGCGGTGCGCAAGCTCGTCTTCAGTTGGGCCGGCAACCCCGGCGTGGGCAGCCTCCACGCACTGCGCAGGCGCAGTGAAGCCTCGTCCCCCGAGCGGCTGGAGTTGGAGGAGTACTCGCACTTCGGTCTGCTGTCGCGGCTGCTGGCCGGCAGCGCGGGGCTGCCCTTCTGGCCGCTGAGCAACTACCAGGGCGGAGACATCGCCCGGGTGAATCCCTCCATCAAGACGGTGCGCTGCCCATACACGGGGCAGGAACTGGCCACCGTCCCGGCGCTCCACCCGGACGTTGCCATCGTCCACTGCCAGCGCGCGGACAAGGAGGGCAACGCGCAGGCGTGGGGCCTGCTCGGCTCGCAGAAGGAGGCGGCCTTCGCCGCTCGCAAGGTCATCGTCGTCGCGGAGGAGATTGTCTCCACCGAGGTCATCCGCGCGGACCCCAACCGCACGCTGGTGCCCGGCATCATCGTCAGCCACGTGGTGCATGAGCCGTGGGGCTGTCACCCCAGCTTCGTGCAGGGCTTCCACGACCGGGACAACGACTTCTACGTGAAGTGGGAGGACATCTCGCGCCAGCCGGAGACCTACCGCGCCTGGCTGGAGGAGTTCGTCCACGGCGTGAAGGACCGGCAGGGCTACCTGAAACGACTGGAGAGCGGCCTGCTCGACAAGCTGCGAGCGAAGGCGCGCGTCTGCGAGGGGGTGGACTATGGCTATTGA
- the mdoH gene encoding glucans biosynthesis glucosyltransferase MdoH, which translates to MHAHSFSPESAGPRRACVLGLAAASTVLGTWEMHRLLSVRGITAPEVVLMALFALCFGWIALSFWTAVAGFIQLAVGGRLPGLLWPTAEEEKSRLATRTSVVMPIHNEDPAAVFANVQATYESVAATGHLESFDFYVLSDSTKPEAWVAEELAWADLCRRVGGQGRIFYRRRTDNTGKKAGNLQDFCERWGRHYDFTVVLDADSLMDGRTLVKMARLMELNPRTGIIQAPPLCVGRSTLFARLQQFAGRVYGPVVAAGAAAWQLGESNYWGHNAIIRTAAFIEHCGLPVLPGQQPFGGHILSHDFVEAALMRRAGYTVWLVPELGGSYEQPPPNLLAYAQRDRRWCQGNLQHLSLVMAGGLHPISRGHFLMGVMSYVASPLWLLFLLAGLVAALHDGWVTLEHLPQALAGLGFDSEGALRLFSVSMGMLFAPKVLGLTLALARGQEAKRMGGRARLVASVLLESVLATLLAPVMMLFQSHFVFGTLLGYRVTWSSQQREDADLPWSEAARRHWVHTAFGVALAVGAFLLSPGLLAWLTPVVAGLLLSIPLSVFTARASLGMWAERMGLFLMPEETEPPEVLTRAREITEEHAVAPVADAVDHVLTDARAHALHLALLESQPGLETAPVALASARKKLLGGEAEPLSAPEKTAVLLDAGTLAEARERRLARIAS; encoded by the coding sequence ATGCACGCTCATTCGTTCTCACCCGAGAGCGCCGGGCCGAGGCGCGCTTGCGTCCTGGGCCTGGCCGCCGCGTCCACCGTGCTGGGGACGTGGGAGATGCATCGCCTGCTGAGCGTGCGTGGCATCACCGCGCCGGAGGTGGTGCTGATGGCCCTCTTCGCCCTGTGCTTCGGGTGGATTGCGCTGTCCTTCTGGACGGCGGTGGCGGGCTTCATCCAGCTCGCGGTGGGCGGAAGGCTGCCGGGCCTCTTGTGGCCCACGGCGGAGGAGGAGAAGTCGCGGCTGGCGACGCGCACCTCGGTGGTGATGCCCATCCACAATGAGGACCCGGCCGCCGTCTTCGCCAACGTGCAGGCGACGTACGAGTCCGTGGCGGCCACGGGGCACCTGGAGTCCTTCGACTTCTACGTGCTGAGCGACTCGACGAAGCCCGAGGCGTGGGTGGCCGAGGAGCTGGCGTGGGCGGACCTGTGCCGTCGCGTGGGCGGCCAGGGGCGCATCTTCTACCGGCGCCGCACGGACAACACGGGGAAGAAGGCGGGCAACCTCCAGGACTTCTGCGAGCGGTGGGGCCGGCACTACGACTTCACGGTGGTGCTGGACGCGGACAGCCTGATGGACGGCCGCACGCTGGTGAAGATGGCGCGGCTGATGGAGCTGAACCCGCGCACGGGCATCATCCAGGCGCCGCCGCTGTGCGTGGGGCGCAGCACGCTCTTCGCGCGCCTCCAGCAGTTCGCGGGCCGCGTGTACGGGCCGGTGGTGGCGGCGGGCGCGGCGGCGTGGCAGCTGGGCGAGTCCAACTACTGGGGCCACAACGCCATCATCCGCACGGCCGCGTTCATCGAGCACTGCGGCCTGCCGGTGCTGCCGGGGCAGCAGCCCTTCGGCGGGCACATCCTCAGCCACGACTTCGTGGAGGCCGCGCTGATGCGGCGCGCGGGGTACACGGTGTGGCTGGTGCCAGAGTTGGGCGGCAGCTACGAGCAGCCGCCGCCGAACCTGCTCGCGTACGCGCAGCGCGACAGGCGCTGGTGCCAGGGCAACCTGCAGCACCTGAGCCTCGTCATGGCGGGCGGGCTGCATCCCATCAGCCGGGGCCACTTCCTCATGGGCGTGATGTCCTACGTGGCGTCGCCGCTGTGGCTGCTGTTCCTGCTGGCGGGGTTGGTGGCGGCGCTGCACGACGGATGGGTGACGCTGGAGCACCTGCCCCAGGCGCTGGCGGGGCTGGGGTTCGACTCGGAGGGCGCGCTGCGGCTGTTCAGCGTGTCCATGGGCATGCTGTTCGCGCCCAAGGTGCTGGGCCTGACGCTGGCGCTGGCGCGCGGGCAGGAAGCGAAGCGGATGGGCGGCCGGGCGCGGCTGGTGGCGAGCGTGCTGCTGGAGAGCGTGCTGGCCACGCTGCTGGCGCCGGTGATGATGCTGTTCCAGTCGCACTTCGTCTTCGGGACGCTGCTGGGCTACCGCGTGACGTGGTCCAGCCAGCAGCGCGAGGACGCGGACCTGCCCTGGTCCGAGGCCGCGCGCCGGCACTGGGTGCACACGGCCTTCGGCGTGGCGCTGGCGGTGGGCGCATTCCTCCTATCGCCGGGCCTGCTGGCGTGGCTGACGCCGGTGGTGGCGGGGCTGCTGCTGTCGATTCCCCTCTCCGTCTTCACGGCGCGCGCGTCGCTGGGCATGTGGGCGGAGCGCATGGGTCTGTTCCTCATGCCCGAGGAGACGGAGCCGCCCGAGGTGCTGACGCGGGCGCGTGAAATCACGGAGGAGCACGCGGTGGCGCCGGTGGCGGACGCGGTGGACCACGTGCTCACGGACGCACGGGCACATGCGCTGCACCTGGCGCTGCTGGAGTCACAGCCGGGGCTGGAGACGGCACCGGTGGCGCTGGCCTCGGCGCGCAAGAAGCTGCTGGGCGGCGAGGCCGAGCCGCTGTCCGCGCCGGAGAAGACGGCCGTGCTGCTGGACGCGGGCACGCTGGCGGAGGCCCGCGAGCGGCGGCTGGCGCGCATCGCGTCCTGA
- a CDS encoding CoA-transferase subunit beta, producing MAIETLVSGPTASERMAYRAAQELRDGDVVFVGIGLPNLACNLARETHAPGLFMIYESGAVGAMPERLPVSIGDPSLVTNSLSVVGQADIFQCLLQRGLIEVGFLGGAQVDRWGNINTTVIGDYANPKVRLPGSGGACEIAVHARRLLIVMRMSRRTFVESCDFITSPGHRVNGKRREELGMPGGGPTRIITDLGVLDFDATGEAVLAEVYPGVTPEQVKQACGWPLRVAETVRKAEEPDASVLCLLREKLDPKRLYL from the coding sequence ATGGCTATTGAGACGTTGGTGTCGGGCCCCACCGCTTCCGAGCGGATGGCCTATCGCGCCGCCCAGGAGCTTCGGGACGGAGACGTCGTCTTCGTGGGCATCGGCCTTCCCAACCTGGCGTGCAACCTGGCGCGGGAGACACACGCACCGGGCCTGTTCATGATCTACGAGTCCGGCGCCGTGGGAGCCATGCCGGAGCGGCTGCCCGTGTCCATCGGCGACCCGTCGCTCGTGACGAACTCGCTGTCGGTGGTGGGACAGGCGGACATCTTCCAGTGCCTGCTCCAGCGAGGGCTCATCGAAGTGGGCTTCCTCGGCGGCGCCCAGGTAGACCGCTGGGGAAACATCAACACCACCGTCATCGGCGACTACGCCAACCCCAAGGTGCGGCTGCCGGGCAGCGGCGGTGCCTGCGAAATCGCCGTGCACGCGCGACGCCTGCTCATCGTCATGCGCATGAGCCGGCGCACCTTCGTGGAGTCGTGTGACTTCATCACCAGCCCGGGACACCGGGTGAACGGCAAGCGCCGCGAGGAGCTGGGCATGCCCGGTGGAGGCCCCACGCGCATCATCACCGACCTGGGCGTGCTCGACTTCGACGCGACGGGCGAGGCGGTGCTCGCCGAGGTGTACCCGGGCGTCACGCCCGAGCAGGTGAAGCAGGCCTGCGGCTGGCCCCTGCGCGTGGCCGAGACGGTGCGGAAGGCGGAGGAGCCCGATGCGTCCGTGCTGTGCCTGCTGCGCGAAAAGCTCGACCCGAAGCGCCTGTACCTCTAG
- a CDS encoding M18 family aminopeptidase, protein MSPTDTDALAKDLLDYIDASPTPYHAVRETARRLTQAGYRALDEREPWTLKPGERVFVTRGDTSIAAFQLGTAPVDRAGFRLVGSHTDSPNLRLKPNATVTKNGYQQLGVEIYGGVLLHTWTDRDLSLAGRIMVMAGGKPQGHLVDFRRPLLRVPNLAIHLNRGVNTDGLKLNAQDHMVPVLGLESAGAVDLRALLVAELAKGGVKAEAGDILGYDLCLYDLQPSIRSGAHGEFLHAPRLDNLASCHAALSALLSGNEKREATSGVVLFDHEEVGSRSAQGAASPFLRTLLERFTLALSDGKPDSFHRAIANSFLVSADMAHAVHPNYASLHEPKHQPHMGAGPVIKSNVNQSYATDGETWAYFTSLCREAGVTPQHFVTRTDLGCGSTIGPISAGQLGIRTVDVGNPMLSMHSIREMACATDVAQMVAVLRQLFK, encoded by the coding sequence ATGAGCCCGACCGATACCGACGCCCTGGCCAAAGACCTGCTGGACTACATCGACGCCTCGCCCACGCCGTACCATGCGGTGCGCGAGACGGCCCGCCGCCTCACCCAGGCGGGCTACCGCGCCCTCGACGAGCGCGAGCCCTGGACGCTGAAGCCCGGCGAGCGCGTCTTCGTCACCCGCGGAGACACCAGCATCGCCGCCTTCCAGCTCGGCACCGCGCCGGTGGACCGGGCGGGCTTCCGGTTGGTCGGTTCCCACACGGACTCGCCCAACCTGCGGCTGAAGCCGAACGCGACGGTGACGAAGAACGGCTACCAGCAGCTCGGCGTCGAAATCTACGGCGGCGTCCTGCTGCACACGTGGACGGACCGCGACCTCTCCCTCGCCGGCCGCATCATGGTCATGGCGGGAGGCAAGCCGCAGGGGCACCTGGTGGACTTCCGCCGGCCGCTGCTTCGCGTGCCCAACCTGGCCATCCACCTCAACCGTGGCGTCAACACGGACGGGCTGAAGCTGAATGCACAGGACCACATGGTTCCGGTGCTGGGCCTGGAGAGCGCGGGCGCGGTGGACCTGCGCGCGCTGCTGGTGGCGGAGCTCGCGAAGGGTGGGGTGAAGGCCGAGGCCGGGGACATCCTCGGCTACGACTTGTGCCTCTATGACTTGCAGCCGTCCATCCGCTCCGGCGCGCACGGCGAGTTCCTCCATGCGCCGCGCCTGGACAACCTCGCGAGCTGCCACGCCGCGCTGTCCGCGCTGCTGTCCGGCAACGAGAAGCGCGAGGCCACCAGCGGCGTCGTCCTGTTCGACCATGAAGAGGTCGGCAGCCGTAGCGCGCAGGGTGCGGCGTCCCCGTTCCTGCGCACGCTGCTGGAGCGCTTCACGCTGGCGCTCTCGGACGGGAAGCCGGACTCGTTCCACCGGGCCATCGCCAACTCGTTCCTGGTGAGCGCGGACATGGCGCACGCGGTGCATCCCAACTACGCGTCGCTGCACGAGCCCAAGCACCAGCCGCACATGGGCGCGGGCCCGGTCATCAAGTCCAACGTCAACCAGTCGTACGCGACGGACGGCGAGACGTGGGCCTACTTCACGTCGCTGTGCCGCGAGGCCGGAGTCACGCCGCAGCACTTCGTCACGCGCACGGACCTGGGTTGCGGCAGCACGATTGGTCCGATTTCGGCGGGGCAGCTCGGCATCCGTACGGTGGACGTGGGCAACCCCATGCTGTCCATGCACTCGATTCGCGAGATGGCCTGTGCCACTGATGTGGCGCAGATGGTCGCGGTGCTGCGGCAGTTGTTCAAGTAG
- a CDS encoding aldehyde dehydrogenase family protein, with translation MSFRITYSVLEADLSTLHAQFDEALRAVREMLGARLPSWIAGEAYESGALLESRNPARPDELLASFHRTPVSELDRVVRVAREAQRAWGATPWEERVRILRRAAELISERRMELAARMTLEVGKSRLESLGDVEESADLLRYYARQLEEAEGFRRPMARLSPNEDTLSVLRPYGVFAVLSPFNFPLALAAGMSAGALLGGNAVILKPSEETPWCAEGLYHALADAGLPPGVFQVVHGEGESLGAALVRHPGVDGVSFTGSQAVGMDIHRQLSTGRVRPCLLELGGKNAAIICRDADLEAAIEGCFRSAFGLSGQKCSALSRIYVHESLLNDFTDGLALKALDARVGDPSLASVFTGPVINAAAVQRFERAVDEARRDGAVIAGGERLRLEGGLARGHFVAPTVAALSHGHRLMREELFLPFVGVTRFRTLDEALRLANDCDYGLTAGIFSRNAEDVERFMSEAEAGVLYANRRTGATTGAWPGVQSFCGWKASGASGKGGCGPYYVSQFMREQAQTRMR, from the coding sequence ATGAGTTTTCGCATCACCTATTCAGTGCTGGAGGCGGACCTGTCCACGCTGCACGCCCAGTTCGACGAGGCGCTCCGCGCCGTCCGCGAAATGTTGGGCGCGCGGCTCCCGTCGTGGATTGCCGGCGAGGCGTACGAGAGCGGAGCCCTGCTGGAGAGCCGCAACCCCGCGCGCCCGGACGAACTGCTGGCCTCCTTCCACCGCACGCCCGTGTCCGAGCTCGACCGCGTGGTGCGCGTGGCCCGCGAGGCCCAACGAGCCTGGGGCGCCACGCCGTGGGAGGAGCGGGTGCGAATCCTCCGCAGGGCCGCGGAGCTCATCTCCGAGCGGCGCATGGAGCTGGCCGCGCGGATGACGCTGGAGGTGGGCAAGAGCCGGCTGGAGTCACTGGGCGACGTGGAGGAGTCCGCGGACCTGCTGCGCTACTACGCGCGTCAGCTCGAGGAGGCCGAGGGCTTCCGCCGCCCCATGGCCCGGCTGTCCCCGAACGAGGACACCCTCAGCGTGCTGCGCCCGTATGGCGTGTTCGCGGTGCTGTCTCCCTTCAACTTCCCGCTCGCGCTCGCCGCGGGGATGAGCGCGGGAGCACTGCTCGGAGGCAATGCCGTCATCCTCAAGCCCAGTGAGGAGACGCCCTGGTGCGCGGAGGGGCTGTACCACGCACTCGCCGACGCGGGCCTTCCTCCAGGTGTGTTCCAGGTAGTGCACGGCGAGGGCGAATCCCTGGGCGCGGCGCTGGTGCGCCATCCCGGTGTGGACGGCGTGTCGTTCACCGGGAGCCAGGCGGTAGGCATGGACATCCACCGGCAGCTGTCCACGGGCCGGGTGAGGCCCTGCCTGCTGGAACTGGGCGGGAAGAACGCCGCCATCATCTGCCGCGACGCGGACCTGGAGGCCGCCATCGAAGGGTGCTTCCGCTCCGCCTTCGGCCTGTCCGGCCAGAAGTGCAGCGCGCTGTCCCGCATCTACGTCCACGAGTCGCTGCTGAACGACTTCACCGACGGGCTGGCGCTGAAGGCGCTCGACGCGCGAGTGGGCGACCCATCGCTGGCGTCGGTGTTCACCGGCCCCGTCATCAACGCAGCGGCCGTCCAACGCTTCGAGCGCGCGGTGGACGAGGCGCGCCGGGATGGCGCCGTCATCGCGGGCGGAGAGCGTCTGCGCCTCGAAGGCGGGCTCGCCAGGGGTCACTTCGTCGCGCCCACCGTGGCGGCGCTGTCGCACGGGCACCGGCTGATGCGCGAGGAGTTGTTCCTCCCGTTCGTCGGAGTCACGCGCTTCCGCACGCTGGATGAAGCGCTGCGGCTGGCCAACGACTGCGATTACGGACTGACCGCCGGCATCTTCAGCCGCAACGCCGAGGACGTGGAGCGCTTCATGTCCGAGGCCGAAGCCGGAGTCCTCTACGCCAACCGCCGGACGGGAGCGACGACGGGCGCCTGGCCCGGCGTGCAGTCGTTCTGCGGATGGAAGGCCAGCGGCGCGTCCGGCAAGGGCGGCTGCGGCCCCTACTACGTCTCCCAGTTCATGCGCGAGCAGGCGCAGACGCGGATGCGCTGA
- a CDS encoding acyl-CoA dehydrogenase family protein — protein sequence MNDVLHFLLSESPEPQALDSVDAWWLRHLELMPRFTAPADLALAGGFRADRLGFAFASGYHAAHRSLFPMLPGDKPCALCATEPGGAHPSAIQTKLTDTGSGWKLSGAKTFVTLGTRAELLLVVATEGQDAQGRNRLRMVAVDAKRSGVHVAALPELPFVPEIPHAELTLEDVAVASNEVLPGDGYARYLKPFRTVEDCHVHLAALGWLFQVARRSGWPEPLREELLALAVMMRGLAQADPADSTTHLALGGALALAKQAIEKCEPLWAQTDATTRERWARDKKLLDVAGKVRAKRLEAARQRASGSKSEGP from the coding sequence GTGAACGACGTCCTCCACTTTTTGCTCTCCGAGTCTCCCGAGCCGCAGGCACTCGACTCCGTCGATGCGTGGTGGCTGCGCCACCTGGAGTTGATGCCGCGCTTCACCGCGCCCGCGGACCTGGCGCTCGCGGGTGGCTTTCGCGCGGACCGACTCGGGTTCGCGTTTGCGTCCGGCTACCACGCCGCGCATCGCTCGCTGTTCCCCATGCTCCCCGGGGACAAGCCTTGTGCACTCTGTGCCACCGAGCCCGGTGGTGCGCATCCCTCTGCCATCCAGACGAAGCTGACGGACACGGGCTCGGGATGGAAGCTCAGTGGCGCGAAGACCTTCGTGACGCTGGGGACTCGCGCGGAGTTGCTGCTCGTGGTGGCAACGGAGGGGCAGGACGCGCAGGGGCGCAACCGCCTGCGCATGGTGGCAGTGGATGCGAAGCGGTCGGGTGTTCATGTCGCCGCGCTGCCGGAACTGCCCTTCGTGCCGGAGATTCCGCACGCGGAGCTGACGCTGGAGGACGTGGCGGTGGCTTCGAACGAGGTGCTGCCCGGGGATGGCTACGCGCGCTATCTCAAGCCGTTCCGCACGGTGGAGGATTGCCACGTCCATCTCGCGGCGCTCGGCTGGCTCTTCCAGGTGGCTCGCCGGAGCGGCTGGCCGGAGCCCCTGCGTGAGGAGTTGCTTGCGCTCGCGGTGATGATGCGGGGGCTGGCCCAGGCGGACCCGGCGGACTCCACCACGCACCTTGCGCTTGGGGGTGCGCTGGCATTGGCGAAGCAGGCCATCGAGAAGTGCGAGCCGCTGTGGGCGCAGACGGATGCGACGACTCGCGAGCGGTGGGCTCGCGACAAGAAGCTCCTGGATGTTGCTGGCAAGGTGCGCGCGAAGCGACTGGAGGCGGCGCGGCAGCGAGCTTCGGGCTCCAAAAGCGAAGGGCCGTGA
- a CDS encoding aminotransferase family protein, with product MRDEAEQSVRYPQGNVLLRNLTRDFPVVTHGQGVHLFDARGKRYLDASAGALVASVGHGNREVVDRIHEQLLQVAYVNGTHFTTRVTEQLASRLCALAPPGLTRAAFLGSGSEAVEAAVKFARQLWVERGQPERTKVIARVPGYHGNTLYALSLSGRPHYKTFFGPMLAEVVTTLAPYPYRSGLEDYARDGAEHYVRLLEETLRREGPHTIAAFIAEPVIGSSAGASPPPPGYFERVSALCREYGILTIADEVMCGCGRTGRFFASEQFGFTPDVLVLGKGLSGGYAPLSALLVRQEHLEEMRRGSGSFMHAQTYLQAPAMTAAGLAVLDYYERHDLVAHAARVGEHFQRRLRKALLPLPHVGSVQGVGLMAGVEFVEDTSSRRPFPRARKVVERLLAELFERGLVLWSNTGHADGTNGDLLMLGPPLVITEAEVDELVDTLARGIHHFFQEAP from the coding sequence ATGCGGGACGAAGCAGAACAGAGCGTGCGCTACCCGCAGGGCAATGTGCTCCTGCGCAACCTGACGCGCGACTTCCCGGTGGTGACGCACGGCCAGGGCGTCCACCTCTTCGATGCGCGTGGCAAGCGCTACCTGGATGCCTCGGCGGGCGCGCTCGTGGCCAGCGTGGGCCACGGCAACCGCGAGGTGGTGGACCGCATCCACGAGCAACTGCTCCAGGTCGCCTACGTCAACGGCACCCACTTCACCACCCGCGTGACGGAGCAGCTCGCCTCACGCCTGTGCGCGCTCGCGCCGCCGGGACTGACGCGCGCCGCGTTCCTCGGCTCCGGCTCCGAGGCCGTCGAGGCGGCGGTGAAGTTCGCGCGCCAGCTCTGGGTGGAGCGCGGCCAGCCCGAGCGCACCAAGGTCATCGCGCGGGTGCCCGGCTACCACGGCAACACCCTGTACGCGCTCTCACTCTCGGGCCGTCCCCACTACAAGACGTTCTTCGGGCCGATGCTGGCCGAGGTCGTCACCACGCTGGCGCCATACCCCTACCGCTCGGGCCTGGAGGACTACGCGCGCGACGGCGCGGAGCACTACGTGAGGCTCCTGGAGGAGACGCTGCGGCGCGAAGGGCCGCACACCATCGCCGCCTTCATCGCTGAGCCCGTCATCGGTTCCTCGGCGGGCGCCTCCCCTCCTCCTCCGGGCTACTTCGAGCGCGTGAGCGCGCTGTGCCGCGAGTACGGCATCCTCACCATCGCCGACGAGGTGATGTGCGGCTGCGGGCGCACCGGGCGCTTCTTCGCAAGCGAGCAGTTCGGCTTCACGCCCGATGTGCTGGTGCTGGGCAAGGGCCTCAGCGGAGGCTACGCGCCACTGAGCGCGCTGCTCGTTCGCCAGGAACATCTCGAGGAGATGCGCCGGGGCTCGGGCAGCTTCATGCACGCGCAGACGTACCTCCAGGCCCCCGCGATGACGGCGGCGGGACTGGCCGTGCTCGACTACTACGAGCGCCACGACCTCGTCGCCCACGCCGCGCGCGTGGGTGAGCACTTCCAACGCCGGCTGCGCAAGGCGCTCCTGCCACTGCCCCACGTGGGCTCGGTGCAGGGCGTGGGGTTGATGGCGGGCGTCGAGTTCGTGGAGGACACGTCCAGCCGCCGTCCCTTCCCCCGCGCGCGCAAGGTGGTGGAGCGCCTGCTCGCCGAGCTGTTCGAGCGCGGCCTCGTGCTCTGGTCCAACACCGGCCACGCGGACGGGACGAACGGCGACCTGCTGATGCTCGGCCCACCGCTCGTCATCACCGAGGCCGAGGTGGACGAGCTGGTCGACACGCTGGCGCGCGGCATCCACCACTTCTTCCAGGAGGCACCATGA
- a CDS encoding acetyl ornithine aminotransferase family protein translates to MSKLYPEVKVAPPGPNAQAIIAMDQRHSSPSYIKEYPLVVERGEGPWVYDVDGNRFLDFMAGIAVASTGHSHPTVVKAIHEAADRFLHICGTDFYYDAFSRLCARLASYLPEMGPKRVFLTNSGTEAVEGALKLARHHTRRQYVVAFKGGFHGRTYGALSLNSSKVAQRAFFGPLLPGVIHIPYATPYRCPNGCAPNACGDACNPALALEREWFVNHVDPREVAAVIVEPILGEGGYVVPPAGFLQHLRRICDAHGILLIFDEVQSGIGRTGKMFAAEHFGVMPDILLSAKGIASGMPLGAIIARESVMTWPRGSHGSTYGGNPVCCAAALATLDVVEGLLDSVSATGERLQHGLRELQARYAVIGDVRGVGLMVGAEFVEPGTREPAGAYVAALEQLAFRKGLLLLSCGKSTIRFAPPLVVGEHEVAVMLRILEECLRELPLTASSPNAAVAGVKL, encoded by the coding sequence ATGAGCAAGCTCTATCCCGAAGTGAAGGTGGCTCCACCGGGGCCCAACGCGCAGGCCATCATCGCGATGGACCAGCGCCACAGCTCTCCCTCGTACATCAAGGAATATCCCCTGGTGGTCGAGCGCGGTGAGGGGCCCTGGGTCTACGACGTCGACGGCAACCGCTTCCTCGACTTCATGGCCGGCATCGCGGTGGCGTCCACCGGCCACTCCCACCCCACCGTGGTGAAGGCCATCCACGAGGCCGCCGACCGCTTCCTCCACATCTGCGGCACCGACTTCTATTACGACGCGTTCTCCCGCCTGTGCGCGCGGCTCGCCAGCTACCTGCCGGAGATGGGGCCCAAGCGCGTCTTCCTCACCAACTCCGGCACCGAAGCAGTGGAGGGCGCGCTCAAGCTGGCGCGACACCACACGCGCCGCCAGTACGTCGTGGCCTTCAAGGGAGGCTTCCACGGCCGCACCTACGGCGCCCTCTCGCTCAACTCCTCCAAGGTGGCCCAGCGGGCCTTCTTCGGACCGCTGCTGCCTGGCGTCATCCACATTCCCTACGCGACGCCGTACCGCTGTCCCAACGGGTGCGCCCCGAATGCCTGCGGCGATGCGTGCAACCCGGCCCTGGCGCTGGAGCGCGAGTGGTTCGTCAACCACGTGGACCCGCGTGAAGTCGCCGCCGTCATCGTGGAGCCCATCCTCGGCGAGGGCGGCTACGTCGTCCCGCCCGCGGGCTTCCTCCAGCACCTGCGCCGCATCTGCGACGCCCACGGCATCCTGCTCATCTTCGACGAGGTGCAGTCGGGCATCGGCCGAACGGGGAAGATGTTCGCGGCCGAGCACTTCGGAGTGATGCCAGACATCCTGCTGTCGGCCAAGGGCATCGCCTCGGGCATGCCGCTGGGGGCCATCATCGCCCGCGAGTCGGTGATGACGTGGCCTCGCGGCTCGCATGGCAGCACCTACGGCGGCAACCCCGTGTGCTGCGCGGCGGCGCTCGCGACGCTGGACGTGGTGGAGGGACTGCTCGACTCCGTGAGCGCCACCGGGGAGCGGCTCCAGCACGGACTGCGCGAGCTGCAGGCGCGCTACGCCGTCATCGGGGATGTCCGGGGCGTGGGCCTGATGGTGGGCGCGGAGTTCGTGGAACCGGGCACGCGCGAGCCGGCCGGCGCGTACGTCGCCGCGTTGGAGCAGCTCGCCTTCCGCAAGGGGCTGCTGCTGCTGTCGTGCGGCAAGTCCACCATCCGCTTCGCGCCGCCGCTCGTGGTGGGCGAGCACGAGGTCGCCGTCATGCTCCGCATCCTCGAGGAGTGCCTGCGAGAGCTTCCGCTCACCGCCTCCTCGCCAAACGCCGCCGTCGCGGGCGTGAAGCTCTGA